DNA sequence from the Halobacterium sp. DL1 genome:
TCGGCGGCCGGCTGACCCTCCTCGAGGATGTCCTGGACGAGCGCGACGGCGGCGGAGATGCCCGTGGAGTACTGGAAGACGTAGAAGTTGTAGTAGAAGTGCGGGATGCGCATCCACTCGCGGCGGATGTGGTCGTCGACGTCTGCGTTCGCGTAGTAGGCTTCCTTGCGCTCGCCGTACACCTCGTCGATGCGTTCGGAGGTCAGCGCCTCGCCCTCCTCGGTGAGGCGGTGGAGGCGCTGCTCGACGTCCGCGAACATCGTCTGGCGGTAGAGCGTCGAGCGGAACCGCTCGAGGTACTCGTTGAGGATGTGACGGCGGAACCGGTCGTCCTCGACGGTGTCCAGCAGGTGGTTGACGAGCAGCGCCTCGTTCACTGTAGAGGCGACCTCGGCCACGAAGATCTCGTACTGCGAGTAGACGTACGGCTGCTGTTCGCTCGTGTACTCGCTGTGGAGGCTGTGGCCGAGTTCGTGGGCCAGCGTGAACATCGAGGCGATGTCGTCCTGGTAGTTCATCAGGATGAACGGCTGGGTGTCGTACGTCCCCCCGGAGTAGGCGCCCGAGTACTTCCCGCGGTTCTCGTAGACGTCCACCCAGTTGGACTCGAGGCCCTCGGCGACCCGGTTCTGGTAGTCCTCGCCGAGCGGCGCGACGGCCTCCACGACGTGGTCCTTGGCCGCCTCGTAGCCGATCTCCGGGCTCTCGGAGTCGACGATGGGCATGTAGAGGTCGTACATCTTGAGCTCGTCGACGCCCAGGGCTTTCCGCTTCAGGTCGGCGTGGCGGTGGAGCTTGTCGAGGTTGTCGTCGACGGTGTCGACCAGGTTGTCGTACACTTCCGTCGGGATGTTGCCGCTGTCGAGGGCGGCCTCGCGGGCGGTGTCGTAGTTGCGCGCCTCCGCGAGTTTGACGTCACGCTTCATCTGGTTCTTCATCGTCGAGCCGATGGTGTTCCGGACGTCGCTGATGGTCTCGTAGAACGACTCGTGGACGGTCTGGCGGAACTCGCGGTCGGGCTCTTTCAGGAGTTTCGTGAGGTTCGCCTGCGAGATTTCGACCCCCTCGCCGTCGGGGTCCTCGACGGTCGGGAACTCGAGGTCGGCGTCCGTGAGC
Encoded proteins:
- a CDS encoding oligopeptidase PepB produces the protein MSSVPERGERDDDYKWDLESIYASDEDWEQAYEQLSEELGELEAYEGRLTEDSETLLEALDLRNEIHREAEKVASYGRMRSDEDTRDQEYQALKARGASLMADVSSASSYFDPELQDCSREELQSMVESTEGLEEYEHYFDDVLRMKPHTRSAEVEELLSDLSEVFGAPSDAYNMLTDADLEFPTVEDPDGEGVEISQANLTKLLKEPDREFRQTVHESFYETISDVRNTIGSTMKNQMKRDVKLAEARNYDTAREAALDSGNIPTEVYDNLVDTVDDNLDKLHRHADLKRKALGVDELKMYDLYMPIVDSESPEIGYEAAKDHVVEAVAPLGEDYQNRVAEGLESNWVDVYENRGKYSGAYSGGTYDTQPFILMNYQDDIASMFTLAHELGHSLHSEYTSEQQPYVYSQYEIFVAEVASTVNEALLVNHLLDTVEDDRFRRHILNEYLERFRSTLYRQTMFADVEQRLHRLTEEGEALTSERIDEVYGERKEAYYANADVDDHIRREWMRIPHFYYNFYVFQYSTGISAAVALVQDILEEGQPAADRYLEFLERGSSEYPLELLRDAGVDMSTSDPIERALGVYDDYLGEAETLVE